In one Nitrososphaera viennensis EN76 genomic region, the following are encoded:
- a CDS encoding uracil-DNA glycosylase, with the protein MSSSSSRLPVVDSLEKVAGEVTGCPKCKLARTRKNAVPGEGQLSAKVMFVGEAPGRSEDEKGRPFVGAAGKILDEMLAKAGISRSQVFITNVVKCRPPNNRVPEDDEVQACTPYLERQIALIRPRIICILGRTAYSSILGGGSITANRGKIIEKAGQKYFLTIHPAAAIYNRSMLSLLEADLKKLAKEIDGAEGRGESLEDFM; encoded by the coding sequence ATGTCATCGTCGTCATCAAGGCTGCCCGTCGTGGATTCGCTTGAAAAAGTAGCAGGCGAGGTCACGGGCTGCCCGAAATGCAAGCTGGCAAGGACGAGAAAGAACGCGGTGCCCGGCGAGGGCCAGCTTTCCGCAAAGGTGATGTTCGTGGGCGAGGCTCCAGGGAGGAGCGAGGACGAGAAAGGCAGGCCGTTTGTGGGCGCCGCAGGAAAGATTCTTGACGAGATGCTTGCCAAGGCAGGCATCTCGCGCTCGCAGGTTTTTATCACAAATGTGGTAAAGTGCAGGCCGCCGAACAACCGCGTGCCTGAAGACGACGAGGTGCAGGCGTGCACGCCCTACCTCGAGCGGCAGATCGCCCTCATCAGGCCCCGGATCATCTGCATACTTGGCCGGACCGCATACTCGTCCATCCTCGGCGGCGGGTCTATAACCGCAAACAGGGGCAAGATAATCGAAAAAGCTGGCCAAAAGTACTTTCTGACAATACACCCAGCCGCCGCGATATACAACAGGAGCATGCTTTCGCTCCTTGAAGCAGACCTGAAAAAGCTGGCAAAGGAAATCGACGGGGCGGAAGGGAGAGGCGAGTCGCTGGAGGATTTCATGTAG
- a CDS encoding SirB1 family protein has translation MAGLNIDSAVRDWQDCVVRHVVSGDDPTKLAEHALNLARILAYPDLDVNATLASIDGMGAKIAHTLKSKGITRPTLIIGQINEYLFNDQKFRPNTDDYYNPLNSYLNVVLERKVGIPITLSILYMRIAQGAGFPMLPVNFPAHFLAKHVMEGDNGEIIVDPFNGGRIMDDYALKALLERSYPHQNIAMTHAFVEKATSAQVMTRMLNNLKSSYYEAQDMERYEVANEMVLAIDQYNPDAIRDKGVVLLKKGRTEEALDALNAYLEVDPEAEDADDVLDVIRQIREGTYGKKKGEEEEKQG, from the coding sequence GTGGCCGGCCTAAATATCGATTCTGCGGTACGGGACTGGCAAGACTGCGTGGTCAGGCACGTGGTGTCAGGAGACGATCCTACAAAACTTGCCGAACACGCGCTCAACCTTGCAAGGATACTTGCGTACCCGGACCTTGACGTGAACGCGACTCTGGCCAGCATCGACGGGATGGGAGCAAAGATTGCGCACACGCTGAAAAGCAAGGGCATAACCAGGCCGACCCTGATAATCGGGCAGATAAACGAGTACCTGTTCAACGACCAGAAGTTCAGGCCAAACACGGACGACTATTACAACCCGCTCAACAGCTACCTCAACGTAGTGCTCGAGCGCAAGGTGGGAATCCCGATAACGCTTTCAATCCTTTACATGCGCATTGCGCAGGGCGCAGGGTTTCCCATGCTCCCCGTGAACTTTCCGGCGCATTTTCTGGCAAAGCACGTGATGGAGGGGGACAACGGCGAGATAATCGTCGACCCGTTCAACGGCGGCAGGATAATGGACGACTATGCGCTAAAGGCGCTCCTTGAGCGCTCGTACCCGCACCAGAACATCGCCATGACGCACGCGTTCGTGGAAAAGGCCACGAGCGCACAGGTGATGACCAGGATGCTCAACAACCTGAAGAGCAGCTACTACGAAGCGCAGGACATGGAGCGCTACGAGGTCGCAAACGAGATGGTGCTTGCCATTGACCAGTACAACCCTGACGCAATACGCGACAAGGGAGTCGTGCTCCTGAAGAAGGGCAGGACGGAAGAAGCGCTTGACGCTCTGAACGCGTACCTCGAAGTCGACCCCGAGGCAGAGGACGCAGACGACGTGCTGGACGTCATCAGGCAGATTAGGGAAGGCACGTACGGAAAAAAGAAAGGAGAAGAAGAAGAGAAGCAGGGGTAG
- a CDS encoding ammonium transporter: MALVAVGYTGSAFAYAPDDPAVPYHCWQTNEDGTFVIQTGEDGSQNLVPCEINTGDHAWMLTSSALVLMMTPAGLAIFYGGLARQKNAVNTLHMVFITTGVIGIQFVLWGYSLAFGPDAGGYGFIGTLDWAGLQNVLHDVPSSQYAITIPHTTFMVFQMMFAIITPALIVASVAERMKFSAFIIFIVIWATFVYDFAAHWTWQIAVPDNYGMNPGYCGFGWTGCLGSLDFAGGTVIHITSGWSGLVIALMLGRRLGYGKVPMEPHNISLVVLGAALLWVGWFGFNAGSAGAAATNAGSAFVATQIATGMAAVTWALISWAHTGRPSTIGAASGAVAGLVAITPASGFVSPMSAIIIGIIASIVCYAAVAFKNKRKWDDALDTWGVHGVGGLAGAILTGIFAEKRFTSWGDNGLAFGNPAQLYENAVGAFAALAWAMGLTAVIIKIMDVVWPGGIRVTPKEEEVGLDLAQHGERAYVTE, encoded by the coding sequence ATGGCGCTGGTGGCGGTCGGTTATACCGGCAGCGCCTTTGCATACGCTCCAGATGACCCTGCCGTGCCATATCACTGCTGGCAGACAAACGAGGACGGCACATTTGTGATCCAGACGGGCGAAGACGGCAGCCAGAACCTGGTGCCCTGTGAGATAAACACGGGTGACCACGCGTGGATGCTGACATCTTCGGCGCTCGTGCTCATGATGACTCCTGCGGGCCTCGCAATCTTTTACGGCGGCCTTGCAAGGCAAAAGAACGCGGTAAACACGCTGCACATGGTGTTCATCACCACAGGCGTGATCGGCATACAGTTTGTTCTCTGGGGATACAGCCTTGCATTCGGCCCTGACGCAGGCGGCTATGGCTTTATCGGGACGCTTGACTGGGCAGGCCTGCAGAACGTGCTCCATGACGTTCCATCAAGCCAGTACGCGATCACCATCCCGCACACGACATTCATGGTATTCCAGATGATGTTCGCCATCATCACGCCAGCGCTTATCGTGGCGTCAGTGGCAGAGCGCATGAAGTTCAGCGCGTTCATCATCTTCATAGTGATATGGGCAACATTCGTCTACGACTTTGCCGCCCACTGGACGTGGCAGATAGCGGTACCGGACAACTATGGCATGAACCCTGGCTACTGTGGCTTTGGCTGGACGGGATGCCTTGGCTCGCTTGACTTTGCAGGCGGAACTGTCATCCACATCACGTCAGGCTGGTCCGGCCTTGTCATTGCCCTCATGCTCGGACGCAGGCTGGGCTATGGCAAGGTCCCGATGGAGCCGCACAACATCTCACTTGTGGTGCTCGGTGCAGCCCTGCTCTGGGTAGGCTGGTTCGGCTTTAACGCAGGTTCTGCTGGCGCGGCAGCAACAAACGCCGGCAGCGCGTTCGTAGCAACGCAGATTGCAACAGGCATGGCCGCAGTTACATGGGCGCTCATATCGTGGGCCCACACTGGAAGGCCGTCAACAATCGGCGCGGCATCCGGTGCAGTGGCAGGCCTCGTGGCCATCACGCCGGCATCCGGCTTTGTGTCGCCCATGTCTGCGATAATCATAGGCATAATTGCCTCGATTGTGTGCTACGCGGCAGTCGCGTTCAAGAACAAGCGCAAGTGGGACGATGCCCTTGACACATGGGGCGTGCACGGAGTCGGCGGTCTTGCAGGCGCAATCCTGACTGGCATCTTTGCGGAAAAGAGGTTCACATCGTGGGGAGACAATGGCCTTGCATTTGGCAACCCTGCCCAGCTCTACGAAAACGCGGTCGGCGCGTTTGCCGCACTCGCATGGGCTATGGGCCTGACGGCTGTCATAATCAAGATCATGGACGTGGTCTGGCCCGGTGGAATCCGCGTGACGCCAAAGGAAGAGGAAGTCGGCCTCGACCTTGCGCAGCACGGCGAGAGGGCGTACGTGACAGAATAG